A window of Elusimicrobiota bacterium contains these coding sequences:
- a CDS encoding Gfo/Idh/MocA family oxidoreductase, whose protein sequence is MSGSLGVGVVGLGVGQAHAEALRRIPGVRVVHLCDTAADKRAWARRRFPKAAVGSRADAVWGDPAVQAVVISTYDDAHAGQVLAALARGKHVFVEKPLCRTAAELAAIHRAWRRHRGRVALFSNLVLRAAPLYEWLRARIRAGAFGRVYAFDGDYLYGRLWKITDGWRGRAKDYSVMEGGGIHLIDLLLWTTGERPRSVWATGNRIATAGTAFRYKDFAAATLTFPSGMVARITANFGCVHPHQHVVRVFGTRRTFLYDDAGPREQVHRDPGPPARPVPRAPLPSHKGALLGGFVRALRRGTDTAEQTRLFFDGLSVALAADRSLRTGKPEEVHYL, encoded by the coding sequence GTGAGCGGGTCGCTCGGGGTCGGCGTCGTCGGTTTGGGCGTGGGCCAAGCCCACGCGGAAGCCCTGCGCCGGATTCCCGGTGTGCGCGTGGTTCATTTGTGCGACACGGCGGCGGACAAGCGCGCCTGGGCGCGGCGGCGGTTCCCGAAGGCCGCGGTCGGCTCCCGGGCCGACGCGGTGTGGGGGGACCCGGCGGTCCAGGCCGTCGTGATCAGCACCTACGACGACGCCCACGCGGGGCAGGTGCTCGCGGCGCTGGCCCGCGGGAAGCACGTGTTCGTGGAAAAACCCCTCTGCCGCACGGCGGCGGAATTGGCGGCCATTCATCGGGCCTGGCGCCGGCACCGGGGACGGGTGGCGCTCTTTTCCAATTTGGTGCTGCGGGCCGCCCCTCTGTATGAATGGCTTCGCGCCCGGATCCGGGCCGGGGCCTTCGGCCGGGTGTACGCGTTTGACGGGGACTACCTATACGGACGGCTGTGGAAAATCACCGACGGCTGGCGCGGCCGGGCGAAGGATTATTCGGTGATGGAGGGCGGGGGCATCCATTTGATCGATTTGCTTTTGTGGACGACGGGGGAGCGCCCCCGGTCCGTCTGGGCCACGGGCAACCGGATCGCCACGGCCGGGACGGCCTTTCGTTACAAGGATTTCGCGGCCGCGACGCTGACCTTCCCCTCGGGGATGGTGGCGCGAATCACCGCCAACTTTGGGTGCGTGCACCCGCACCAGCACGTCGTGCGGGTGTTCGGAACGCGGCGGACGTTTCTCTACGACGACGCCGGCCCGCGCGAACAGGTCCACCGGGATCCCGGTCCGCCGGCCCGGCCGGTGCCGCGGGCGCCGTTGCCGTCCCACAAGGGCGCCTTGTTGGGCGGGTTCGTCCGGGCCCTTCGCCGCGGGACGGACACGGCGGAACAAACCCGATTGTTTTTCGACGGCCTCAGCGTGGCGCTGGCGGCCGACCGGTCTCTGAGAACCGGAAAACCCGAGGAGGTTCATTACCTGTGA